A single genomic interval of Gammaproteobacteria bacterium harbors:
- the tyrS gene encoding tyrosine--tRNA ligase → MPAKTDLLLDLDRRGLIVQSTPLDTLRTHLNEQSRSVYCGFDPTADSLHIGSLVPLLALRRFQLAGHRPIALVGGATGLVGDPSFKLVERNLNAAETVSAWSDSIKAQILRFLDGSGEFGALVVNNLDWFSGMSLLDFLRQVGKHFSINAMIQKDSVKQRIERDDVGISFAEFSYMILQAFDFAELNRRFQCSLQIGGSDQWGNITGGIDLCRRQNGIQVHALTFPLVTQSDGTKFGKTESGTVWLDPDRTSPYAFYQFWINSSDADVYRFMKLFTMRGVDEIEEIERVDAQSASKPAAHAILAREVTELVHGREGLLAAVRISDALFAGVHEDLAENDFVQLRLDGLPSSDLKNADLQRPLTSLITESGAGFSGKQTKDALARHAISINGRACGLEDNESALALFARDRAMHGRFFLVRLGKKKYHLFELVNKA, encoded by the coding sequence ATGCCTGCCAAGACAGATTTATTGTTGGATTTGGACAGGCGAGGACTGATTGTGCAGTCTACGCCGCTGGACACGTTACGTACTCACCTGAACGAGCAATCGAGATCGGTTTATTGCGGGTTCGATCCCACTGCTGACAGCTTGCATATTGGCAGTTTGGTGCCGCTTCTTGCCTTGAGACGGTTCCAGCTTGCCGGTCACCGGCCAATTGCGCTCGTTGGTGGCGCTACGGGGCTGGTTGGTGACCCGAGTTTCAAGCTTGTCGAGCGAAATTTGAATGCCGCTGAGACTGTAAGCGCCTGGAGTGATTCAATAAAGGCACAAATTCTTCGGTTTTTGGACGGTTCCGGAGAGTTCGGGGCGCTGGTGGTGAACAATCTGGATTGGTTCTCGGGTATGAGCTTGCTTGATTTCCTGAGGCAGGTCGGCAAGCACTTTTCAATTAATGCCATGATCCAGAAAGATTCCGTCAAGCAAAGAATCGAGCGGGATGACGTTGGGATTTCATTTGCCGAATTTTCATATATGATTTTGCAAGCATTTGATTTTGCGGAATTAAACCGACGTTTTCAGTGCTCGCTGCAGATTGGGGGTAGCGATCAGTGGGGCAATATCACTGGCGGAATAGATTTGTGCAGGCGCCAGAACGGGATTCAGGTGCACGCCCTCACGTTTCCGTTGGTAACTCAGTCGGATGGCACCAAGTTCGGCAAAACGGAAAGTGGCACGGTCTGGCTGGATCCTGATCGGACCTCGCCTTACGCGTTCTACCAGTTCTGGATCAACTCGAGCGACGCGGACGTATATCGATTCATGAAACTGTTTACTATGCGCGGAGTGGATGAAATCGAAGAAATCGAGCGGGTGGACGCGCAGAGTGCGTCAAAGCCAGCCGCGCACGCTATCTTGGCGAGAGAAGTGACTGAGCTAGTGCACGGACGGGAAGGGTTGCTCGCCGCTGTTCGGATCAGTGATGCGCTGTTTGCGGGGGTGCATGAAGATCTGGCCGAAAATGATTTTGTGCAGCTGAGGCTTGACGGGCTCCCATCGAGCGATCTGAAGAACGCGGACTTGCAGCGACCGTTGACGTCGCTCATTACTGAATCGGGAGCGGGGTTTTCGGGCAAGCAAACGAAAGATGCCTTGGCGCGGCATGCGATTTCGATTAACGGGCGGGCCTGCGGCTTGGAGGACAACGAGTCGGCTTTAGCATTGTTCGCGCGCGACCGTGCAATGCACGGTCGGTTTTTCCTGGTGCGTCTTGGGAAAAAAAAGTATCACCTGTTCGAACTGGTCAATAAGGCATAG
- a CDS encoding peptidoglycan DD-metalloendopeptidase family protein, whose protein sequence is MRISFGHSQIAIFTLLLGGVLVLLGLTSSDPVEANRISIPIEMLPSTQPEIAGVDAVTEAPVAELLHDAKGVTSESGSNWLDLEVRRGDNLSLIFARAGASSTDLQSILDTPDTGRSLRSIFPGQIISFKVEPGGKLLELRYAKSPLETFVFTRANQQFEFAKEVHTPEIHRAFRHATISSSLFNAGQDAGLSGRLILELANIFGGVIDFVLDPRAGDSFSVLFEERYLNGEKIGEGSIIAAEFVNDGHHYSAFHYVAANGNSGYFSEDGVSMRKAFLRAPLDFTRVSSNFNMRRLHPIAKVIRPHRGVDYAASTGTPVYASGDGKVTASGYSRSNGNYVFIQHDGRFMTRYLHLHKRTVQSGQRVKQGQTIGTVGSTGLATGPHLHYEFLVDGVHRNPRDVLDKLPLANTLAAAEIPEFKSSISSKQTQLASYAAAWELAVASGAN, encoded by the coding sequence TTGCGAATATCATTTGGACATAGCCAAATTGCCATTTTCACCCTGCTCCTCGGCGGCGTCCTCGTCTTGCTCGGACTCACAAGCAGCGATCCAGTGGAAGCAAACCGGATCAGCATCCCGATAGAAATGCTCCCCAGCACTCAACCCGAAATAGCCGGCGTTGATGCTGTCACGGAAGCTCCTGTCGCTGAATTGCTCCACGATGCCAAGGGCGTTACGAGTGAATCGGGTTCGAACTGGCTCGACCTGGAAGTACGTCGCGGAGATAACCTGTCTCTGATCTTCGCGAGAGCGGGCGCCAGCTCGACTGACCTGCAATCAATTCTCGATACTCCGGACACCGGTCGATCCTTGCGCAGTATTTTCCCAGGTCAGATCATTTCGTTCAAAGTGGAACCGGGCGGCAAACTGCTCGAGCTACGCTACGCGAAATCACCGCTCGAAACCTTTGTGTTTACACGTGCGAACCAGCAGTTTGAATTCGCGAAGGAAGTTCATACCCCCGAGATCCATCGAGCATTCCGTCATGCAACCATCAGCAGTTCACTGTTCAACGCTGGACAGGACGCCGGCTTGTCCGGGCGCCTGATCCTTGAACTGGCGAACATATTCGGCGGGGTCATCGATTTTGTTCTGGACCCGCGAGCGGGTGACTCATTCAGCGTCTTGTTCGAAGAGCGCTATCTTAACGGCGAAAAAATTGGAGAGGGATCCATTATTGCCGCTGAATTCGTCAATGACGGCCATCATTATTCCGCCTTCCATTATGTGGCAGCTAACGGAAACTCGGGATATTTCAGCGAAGACGGCGTAAGCATGCGCAAGGCTTTCCTCCGTGCCCCCCTGGATTTCACGCGAGTGAGCTCCAACTTCAATATGCGTCGCCTGCATCCGATTGCGAAAGTAATCCGCCCGCATCGAGGCGTGGATTATGCCGCATCAACCGGAACACCGGTCTATGCATCGGGAGATGGAAAGGTGACCGCCTCAGGCTACAGTCGCTCAAACGGGAATTATGTCTTCATACAGCATGACGGTCGATTCATGACCCGCTATCTGCATTTGCACAAGCGAACGGTGCAATCGGGTCAGCGCGTGAAGCAGGGGCAAACCATCGGTACCGTCGGTTCTACCGGGCTTGCTACCGGACCCCATTTACATTATGAATTCCTGGTCGACGGCGTCCACCGCAATCCACGCGATGTGCTGGACAAGTTGCCGCTCGCCAATACGCTTGCCGCAGCAGAAATTCCCGAATTCAAAAGCAGCATTTCGAGCAAGCAAACTCAACTTGCCAGTTATGCTGCGGCATGGGAACTTGCCGTGGCAAGCGGTGCAAACTGA
- the erpA gene encoding iron-sulfur cluster insertion protein ErpA: protein MNVAQQFIPSALVLTDRAAAKVCALKEDEGNPELKLRVFVTGGGCSGFQYGFSFEETLSDDDTQVEKNGATVVVDPLSFQYLVGSEVDYTEGLEGSKFVIRNPNAATTCGCGSSFSI, encoded by the coding sequence GTGAATGTCGCCCAGCAATTTATACCCTCTGCGCTCGTCCTGACTGACCGGGCGGCAGCGAAGGTCTGCGCCCTCAAGGAAGATGAAGGCAATCCCGAGTTGAAGCTTCGCGTATTTGTTACCGGTGGTGGTTGTTCCGGGTTTCAATACGGATTCAGCTTTGAAGAGACTCTTTCCGACGATGACACCCAGGTCGAGAAAAACGGGGCGACGGTCGTCGTCGACCCGTTGAGCTTTCAGTATCTCGTGGGCTCTGAAGTGGATTACACAGAGGGGCTTGAAGGCTCGAAGTTCGTTATCCGCAATCCTAACGCTGCCACGACTTGCGGTTGCGGCTCCTCGTTTTCGATTTGA
- a CDS encoding polymer-forming cytoskeletal protein, which translates to MSSSGRQSDTTLISNETVVDGTITFAGILEVEGRVNGNIAARDDEQAVVRIQQNGHVFGNVVAPLVVVNGTVTGNVTSSDHVELASHAVINGDVKYNLIEMMKGAQVNGRLVFADPASTTPMDEDSRRDLRAEELQ; encoded by the coding sequence ATGTCATCGTCCGGGCGACAGAGCGACACTACGCTAATTTCGAATGAAACCGTCGTCGATGGCACCATAACGTTTGCAGGAATCCTGGAAGTCGAGGGCCGCGTCAATGGCAATATAGCAGCCAGGGATGATGAGCAGGCGGTGGTGCGGATACAACAGAACGGTCATGTCTTTGGGAATGTCGTGGCGCCTTTGGTGGTCGTGAACGGGACCGTCACCGGGAATGTCACTTCGAGTGACCATGTTGAACTGGCGAGTCATGCGGTCATCAACGGTGATGTCAAATACAATCTCATCGAGATGATGAAAGGCGCGCAGGTCAACGGGAGGCTGGTGTTCGCTGACCCGGCGTCAACGACTCCCATGGACGAAGATAGTAGAAGGGACCTCCGGGCTGAAGAGCTCCAGTAG
- a CDS encoding N-acetyl-gamma-glutamyl-phosphate reductase, with product MDTPLRVGIVGATGYTGVELLRLLGAHPRAEVCAITSRAEAGTRVDTLFPNLRGKCDLVFCMPEDAGLERCDAVFFATPHGVALEGAPGLLDAGVKVIDLSADFRIRDTSVWEKWYALPHGKPELAAEAVYGLPEVNRKQIVGARLVAVPGCYPTAVQLGLIPLVEAGLVHTDTLVASAASGVSGAGRQAKVDNLLSEVHDSFKAYGVSGHRHLPEIEQGLQRLSRTPVRLTFIPHLAPMIRGIHATLVAHLSVTAGVDLQALFEKRYQNESSVDVMPAGSHPQTRSVRASNLCRIAVHRPADRDVVVVLSVIDNLVKGAAGQAVQNMNLMFGFPEQLGLEATPLMP from the coding sequence ATGGATACTCCATTGCGGGTGGGAATCGTCGGTGCGACCGGATATACCGGTGTCGAGTTGTTGCGCTTGCTCGGAGCACATCCTCGTGCCGAGGTGTGTGCGATCACCTCGCGCGCCGAAGCGGGTACGCGAGTCGATACATTGTTTCCCAATCTGCGAGGGAAATGCGATCTCGTTTTCTGTATGCCCGAGGATGCTGGTTTGGAACGATGCGATGCGGTGTTTTTTGCAACGCCGCACGGAGTCGCACTGGAAGGTGCACCGGGATTGCTGGATGCGGGTGTAAAGGTGATCGATCTTTCCGCCGATTTCAGGATTCGTGACACCAGTGTGTGGGAGAAATGGTACGCGCTGCCTCACGGCAAACCTGAACTTGCTGCCGAGGCCGTCTACGGATTGCCCGAGGTCAATCGCAAGCAGATTGTCGGGGCTCGCCTGGTCGCGGTACCTGGTTGCTATCCGACGGCAGTCCAGCTTGGCTTGATACCGCTGGTGGAGGCCGGACTGGTGCACACGGATACCCTGGTCGCCAGCGCAGCATCCGGCGTAAGTGGTGCCGGGCGACAGGCCAAGGTGGACAATCTGCTGAGCGAGGTGCATGACAGCTTCAAGGCATATGGGGTTTCCGGGCATCGGCATCTTCCCGAGATTGAGCAAGGTCTGCAACGGCTCAGCAGGACACCTGTCCGTCTCACCTTCATTCCCCACCTGGCACCGATGATCCGCGGGATTCACGCCACTCTTGTGGCGCATTTGAGCGTTACTGCTGGCGTCGATCTACAGGCGCTGTTCGAAAAGCGCTACCAGAACGAGTCGAGCGTGGATGTCATGCCGGCCGGATCGCATCCGCAAACGCGCTCGGTACGCGCCTCCAATTTATGCCGAATTGCCGTGCACCGGCCGGCAGACCGGGATGTCGTTGTCGTTCTGAGTGTTATCGACAATCTCGTCAAGGGGGCCGCGGGTCAGGCGGTGCAGAACATGAACCTGATGTTCGGATTCCCGGAGCAGCTTGGCCTGGAAGCGACACCCTTGATGCCGTGA
- a CDS encoding CopD family protein encodes MRDSTLLLWVRAFHIIAMVCWFAGVFYLPRLFVNHAMAEDDTVKARLAIMEHKLYRFITPFAWLTAGLGLWLLAAGWEYYRHAHWMHAKLLLVALLAAYHLQCGRFVRIFARNANTHSHVFYRWFNELPVFILFGSIILVVVKPF; translated from the coding sequence ATGAGAGACAGCACCTTGCTATTGTGGGTTCGGGCTTTCCACATAATTGCGATGGTGTGCTGGTTCGCAGGGGTGTTCTATCTCCCACGCCTGTTCGTCAATCATGCAATGGCCGAAGATGATACGGTCAAGGCCCGCCTCGCCATCATGGAGCACAAACTGTATCGCTTTATCACGCCATTTGCGTGGCTGACTGCAGGATTGGGACTATGGTTGCTGGCCGCTGGCTGGGAATACTATCGCCACGCCCACTGGATGCATGCCAAACTGCTGCTGGTTGCATTGCTGGCCGCTTATCACCTCCAGTGCGGACGATTCGTCAGGATTTTTGCACGCAATGCCAATACCCACAGCCACGTTTTCTATCGGTGGTTCAACGAACTGCCGGTTTTCATACTGTTTGGCTCGATAATTCTGGTCGTCGTCAAACCCTTCTGA